The Paenibacillus sp. RUD330 genome has a segment encoding these proteins:
- a CDS encoding energy-coupling factor transporter transmembrane component T: MIRGLGFAGLHPAVAMLYFLVLLVSCMMFTDPVMSLMTLLALMTLHLSLDGGKAMKRGLKVYAILALFILVTNPLFSSRGVTILFYFRDRPVTQESVVYGALFALSLVNVLLAFAAYSLVITSDKFLLLAAPIAPQAAFAVTVTLRFIPLLTRRLKQIGAVQRAFGYIYPGMRKKLLMREGMETMHTLVAWSLEEAMQSAASMRSRGYGSGKRSSAVRYRMETRDWAFLWLIVLAGSNVVIGRLYGVHDYEVFPRLQPLDGSLPAWVHLGCYAVFLAIPLVMNGKERLHWRIIRSRM, encoded by the coding sequence ATGATTAGGGGGCTCGGGTTTGCCGGTCTCCACCCCGCCGTGGCGATGCTTTATTTCCTGGTGCTGCTCGTCTCCTGCATGATGTTCACCGATCCCGTCATGTCGCTCATGACGCTGCTGGCGCTCATGACGCTGCATCTGTCTCTCGACGGCGGAAAGGCCATGAAGCGGGGCTTGAAGGTGTATGCCATCCTCGCTTTATTCATCCTCGTCACCAATCCCTTGTTCTCCAGCAGAGGCGTCACGATCCTGTTCTACTTCCGCGACCGGCCGGTCACGCAGGAATCCGTCGTTTACGGGGCCTTGTTCGCCCTTTCCCTGGTCAATGTCCTGCTCGCTTTCGCTGCGTACAGCCTGGTCATCACCTCGGATAAATTCCTGCTGCTGGCCGCTCCAATAGCGCCCCAGGCGGCGTTCGCCGTCACCGTGACGCTCCGCTTCATCCCGCTGCTGACGCGCAGGCTGAAGCAGATCGGGGCCGTTCAGCGGGCATTCGGCTACATCTACCCCGGCATGCGCAAGAAGCTGCTGATGCGGGAAGGGATGGAGACGATGCACACCCTTGTCGCCTGGTCGCTCGAGGAGGCGATGCAATCCGCCGCTTCGATGCGCTCGCGCGGGTACGGGAGCGGCAAGCGCAGCAGCGCCGTCCGGTACCGGATGGAAACGCGGGATTGGGCCTTCCTCTGGCTGATCGTGCTTGCCGGGAGCAATGTCGTCATCGGACGGCTGTACGGCGTCCACGACTACGAAGTGTTTCCCAGGCTTCAGCCGCTGGACGGATCGCTCCCGGCATGGGTCCATTTGGGCTGTTATGCGGTCTTTCTGGCGATTCCGCTGGTCATGAACGGAAAGGAGCGTCTGCATTGGCGCATTATCAGATCGAGAATGTAA
- a CDS encoding glutamate-1-semialdehyde 2,1-aminomutase yields the protein MSLSTDPFAVPGSSRARSEELYGEALQHIVGGVNSPSRSFKAVGGGAPVFMKRAEGPYFWDVDGNKYVDYLCAYGPIITGHAHPHITEAISRAAANGTLYGTPTELEIKLARMLKEAIPSMDKVRFVNSGTEAVMTTIRVARAYTGRNKIIKFAGCYHGHSDLVLVAAGSGPSTLGIPDSAGIPQSIASEVVTVPFNDIPALKAALERWGSETAAVMVEPIVGNFGMVMPEPGFLEELCRLTREAGALVIYDEVITAFRFHYGSAQTFAAFPDYAAIEPDLTALGKIIGGGLPIGAYGGRKIIMEQVAPLGPAYQAGTMAGNPASIASGIACLEVLQEPGVYERMDRLAAGLADGLADLAARHGIPLTVNRIRGAFSTHFCDHPVTNYDQAQDTDGEQFARFFRLMLERGICLAPSKYEAWFLTTAHAEADIARTLEAAAESFAAMSS from the coding sequence ATGTCCCTTTCAACCGATCCCTTCGCCGTCCCCGGCTCTTCCCGAGCCCGCTCCGAGGAGCTGTACGGCGAAGCTCTCCAGCATATCGTCGGCGGCGTCAACAGTCCGAGCCGCTCCTTCAAGGCGGTCGGCGGCGGCGCTCCCGTGTTCATGAAGCGTGCCGAAGGCCCTTATTTCTGGGATGTCGACGGCAATAAATATGTCGATTACCTGTGTGCTTACGGTCCGATCATTACGGGCCACGCCCATCCGCATATTACGGAAGCGATCAGCCGGGCAGCGGCCAACGGCACGCTCTACGGCACGCCGACGGAGCTCGAAATCAAGCTGGCGCGCATGCTGAAGGAAGCCATCCCGTCCATGGACAAGGTCCGCTTCGTCAATTCCGGCACAGAGGCCGTCATGACGACGATCCGCGTCGCCCGGGCCTACACGGGGCGCAACAAGATCATCAAGTTCGCCGGCTGTTACCACGGCCACTCCGATCTCGTACTCGTCGCCGCCGGATCAGGCCCTTCCACGCTTGGCATTCCGGACAGCGCGGGCATTCCGCAGAGCATCGCCAGCGAAGTCGTCACGGTGCCGTTCAATGATATTCCGGCGCTGAAGGCGGCTTTGGAGCGTTGGGGCAGCGAGACGGCCGCCGTCATGGTAGAGCCGATCGTCGGCAACTTCGGCATGGTCATGCCGGAGCCCGGCTTCCTCGAGGAGCTGTGCCGCTTGACGCGCGAAGCCGGAGCTCTCGTCATCTACGACGAGGTCATTACGGCGTTCCGCTTCCACTACGGCAGCGCCCAGACCTTCGCCGCATTCCCGGATTACGCCGCCATCGAGCCGGATCTGACCGCGCTGGGCAAAATCATCGGCGGCGGGCTGCCGATCGGCGCCTATGGCGGCCGCAAAATCATCATGGAGCAGGTCGCTCCGCTCGGCCCCGCCTATCAGGCGGGCACGATGGCCGGCAATCCGGCCTCCATCGCCTCCGGCATCGCCTGCCTGGAGGTTCTGCAGGAGCCCGGCGTCTATGAGCGCATGGACCGTCTAGCCGCAGGGCTGGCAGACGGCCTGGCCGATCTTGCGGCTCGCCACGGCATTCCGCTGACGGTCAACCGGATCCGCGGCGCTTTCTCCACCCACTTCTGCGACCATCCGGTCACGAATTACGACCAGGCGCAGGATACGGACGGCGAGCAGTTCGCCCGCTTCTTCCGCCTCATGCTGGAGCGCGGCATCTGCCTCGCGCCATCCAAGTACGAGGCCTGGTTCCTGACGACGGCGCATGCGGAAGCCGACATCGCCCGGACTCTGGAGGCGGCGGCGGAATCGTTCGCGGCCATGTCGAGCTAG
- a CDS encoding AAA family ATPase codes for MALCVGIAGGTGSGKTTLSRYLAGNLEEFRVRVIHMDKFYRELRPRTIAPLSGQEYEDFNHPDALDLEAVGRELREALEEEDIVLIEGFLLFAVKELVDRLDYKIFVDCPSDERLARRLGKFKSGKYTQEETVREYLELVRPRHDSWVEPTRWQADLVLNGSLPTAKGGEMLLEWIRFKAAQPMPRSI; via the coding sequence ATGGCGTTATGCGTCGGCATCGCGGGAGGTACGGGCAGCGGGAAAACAACCTTGAGCCGCTATTTGGCAGGGAATCTGGAAGAGTTTCGCGTCCGAGTGATCCATATGGACAAGTTCTACAGAGAGCTGCGTCCCCGGACGATCGCCCCGCTCAGCGGCCAAGAGTATGAGGATTTCAATCATCCGGACGCTTTGGATCTTGAGGCGGTCGGCCGGGAACTCCGGGAGGCGCTGGAGGAAGAGGACATTGTGCTGATCGAGGGCTTTCTGCTGTTTGCCGTCAAGGAATTGGTGGATAGGCTGGATTATAAGATTTTCGTCGATTGCCCTTCCGACGAGCGGCTGGCCCGCCGGCTCGGGAAGTTCAAGAGCGGCAAATATACGCAGGAGGAGACGGTCAGGGAGTATTTGGAGCTGGTGCGGCCGCGGCATGATAGTTGGGTGGAGCCGACCCGCTGGCAAGCGGATCTCGTGCTCAATGGCTCGCTTCCAACCGCTAAAGGCGGGGAAATGCTTCTGGAATGGATCCGGTTCAAGGCAGCTCAGCCGATGCCGCGCAGCATTTGA
- a CDS encoding DUF948 domain-containing protein: MIIPLSIAASAAAFVVLVFFVIRILNKGMSTLTETNRTLSEVRNAIHGLTDESKKLIHTANLITADVKGKIRTVEPIFESAHDVGEALHSVTKTVKQAAAAIGDVLHPAAETEAPKRKAIQINLK; encoded by the coding sequence ATGATCATACCGCTGAGCATAGCGGCAAGCGCCGCCGCTTTCGTTGTTCTGGTGTTCTTCGTCATCCGCATTCTCAATAAAGGCATGAGCACTCTCACCGAGACCAACCGCACCCTCTCGGAAGTCCGCAACGCCATTCACGGGCTGACCGACGAGTCCAAGAAGCTGATCCATACGGCCAATCTGATTACTGCCGACGTCAAAGGCAAAATCCGTACGGTAGAACCGATCTTCGAATCCGCGCATGATGTCGGAGAAGCGCTTCACAGCGTAACGAAAACCGTCAAGCAGGCAGCCGCCGCGATCGGGGACGTGCTCCACCCTGCGGCGGAGACGGAAGCGCCGAAGAGAAAAGCGATCCAGATCAACTTGAAGTAA
- a CDS encoding ATP-binding cassette domain-containing protein: MAHYQIENVSFRYAGADAQILEGVSVDIEEGDFVLLCGPSGCGKTTLLRQLKNEVRPAGKMEGSIRYGGASIEELPARRSVEEIGMVFQHPDSQIVMNTVWQELVFAMENLGYPAEQIQRRIGELVPFFGMEEWLHRQVHELSGGQKQLLSLASVMSLRPKALLLDEPTAQLDPIAAREFIGLLARINEEMSITVIISEHRLEDLFPLVTKALVLREGRVAYAGSPGEVARRMGRSGDGDYAAFLPSATRLYLQGGGDEEDGAVPLTVRDGKRWLQARTGKLDGADGQRGETFMAEAKPASAAAPPGKSLLTGKGLYFAYEKDAPMVLGGLDLDIREGELFALFGSNGSGKSTLLQVIAGVIKPLRGSLSLEGESLLRKRRSGSVGYVAQNPLLYFTRDTVGAQLDDRLERLGLDKRESRLQELLELFGLEGLESRHPFDLSGGQQQKLALLLVLLGKPRLLLLDEPTKGLDPLFKGKLAGLLGDLRRRGTTILMVSHDVEFAASHADRCGLLFDGRMAAAEETRSFMRENYFYTTAVQRAAGSLYPEAVVLEDVPL, encoded by the coding sequence TTGGCGCATTATCAGATCGAGAATGTAAGCTTCCGGTATGCGGGCGCCGACGCCCAGATATTGGAGGGTGTTTCAGTCGATATCGAGGAAGGAGATTTCGTCCTTCTATGCGGCCCGTCCGGCTGCGGCAAGACGACGCTGCTGCGCCAGCTGAAGAACGAGGTGCGGCCGGCGGGCAAGATGGAAGGCAGCATCCGTTATGGCGGAGCGTCGATCGAGGAGCTGCCTGCCCGGCGGTCCGTGGAAGAGATCGGCATGGTGTTCCAGCATCCCGACAGCCAGATTGTCATGAACACGGTCTGGCAGGAGCTTGTCTTCGCCATGGAGAACCTCGGGTACCCGGCGGAGCAGATCCAGCGCCGGATCGGCGAGCTCGTGCCGTTCTTCGGCATGGAGGAGTGGCTGCATCGGCAAGTGCATGAGCTGTCCGGCGGCCAGAAGCAGCTGCTCAGCCTGGCATCGGTCATGTCGCTGCGTCCGAAGGCGCTGCTGCTCGACGAGCCGACGGCGCAGCTGGATCCTATCGCGGCGAGGGAATTCATCGGCCTGCTGGCCCGGATAAACGAAGAAATGTCGATCACGGTCATCATCAGCGAGCATCGGCTCGAGGATCTGTTCCCGCTCGTGACGAAGGCTCTCGTCCTGAGGGAAGGCCGCGTCGCCTACGCGGGCTCTCCCGGAGAGGTCGCCCGCCGGATGGGCCGCTCCGGCGACGGAGACTACGCGGCGTTTCTGCCTTCGGCGACCCGGCTCTATCTGCAGGGCGGAGGAGACGAGGAAGACGGAGCTGTGCCGCTGACGGTCAGGGACGGCAAGCGATGGCTGCAGGCGCGGACAGGCAAGCTTGACGGGGCGGACGGTCAGCGTGGCGAAACGTTCATGGCGGAAGCAAAGCCGGCATCGGCCGCTGCGCCTCCCGGCAAATCGCTGCTTACGGGCAAAGGACTTTATTTCGCCTATGAGAAGGATGCGCCCATGGTGCTCGGAGGGCTTGATCTGGACATCCGCGAAGGCGAGCTGTTCGCCCTGTTCGGCAGCAACGGCAGCGGCAAGTCGACGCTGCTGCAGGTCATCGCGGGGGTCATCAAGCCGCTGCGGGGCAGCTTGTCGCTGGAAGGCGAGAGCCTGCTCAGGAAACGCCGCTCGGGCTCGGTCGGGTATGTCGCCCAAAATCCGCTGCTGTATTTCACGCGCGATACGGTCGGAGCGCAGCTGGACGACAGGCTGGAGCGGCTCGGCCTGGACAAGCGGGAGAGCCGTCTCCAGGAGCTGCTGGAGCTGTTCGGGCTGGAGGGGCTGGAGTCCCGCCATCCGTTCGACCTCAGCGGCGGCCAGCAGCAGAAGCTGGCCTTGCTGCTCGTGCTGCTCGGCAAGCCCCGGCTGCTGCTGCTCGACGAGCCGACCAAGGGGCTTGATCCGCTCTTCAAGGGAAAGCTGGCCGGGCTGCTTGGCGATCTTCGGAGACGGGGGACGACCATCCTGATGGTCAGCCATGATGTCGAATTCGCCGCTTCCCATGCGGACCGCTGCGGGCTGCTGTTCGACGGCCGCATGGCGGCGGCCGAGGAGACCCGCTCTTTCATGCGGGAGAATTACTTCTATACGACTGCCGTGCAGCGGGCGGCCGGCAGCCTCTATCCGGAAGCCGTCGTCCTGGAGGACGTGCCGTTATGA
- a CDS encoding DUF4430 domain-containing protein translates to MNGKNGLNKAVGMIAAIMILAGTAWLYGAGPLAKPAERQEASLAGLSDAALTSGAEGLVPPKAPEGQAAGSPLPSPGAAAQPSVGPEAAAQGGLAAPAAPEPGGNGSGAEGAEGAAPPPQPPGSEAGTAKPAPTESATTTAEPTATADAASGTSKPKPTSGAASPSPKPAAPAASPSAKPKPSAPAAKPPQDQAVTISVAGSAKTGVILKSTRVEAEEGDTVLDVLKKAARSQKVVVDYSGKGAAAYVSGIGSLYEFDEGAGSGWLFSVNGIFSSRSAGTSKIKPGDEVRWVYTTDYGKDVGASDGAGSGKGSDD, encoded by the coding sequence ATGAACGGAAAAAACGGCTTGAATAAAGCTGTCGGCATGATCGCCGCGATAATGATTTTGGCAGGCACCGCATGGCTGTACGGCGCCGGACCGCTGGCGAAGCCGGCGGAGCGGCAGGAAGCCTCGCTGGCGGGCCTGTCCGATGCGGCGCTGACTTCGGGGGCAGAGGGGTTGGTTCCGCCGAAAGCCCCGGAAGGGCAGGCTGCGGGAAGTCCCTTGCCGTCTCCGGGAGCGGCGGCGCAGCCGTCGGTCGGACCGGAAGCGGCGGCACAGGGGGGCTTGGCCGCGCCGGCTGCGCCTGAGCCGGGCGGGAACGGGTCCGGCGCAGAAGGAGCGGAAGGAGCGGCCCCCCCGCCGCAACCGCCGGGATCTGAAGCAGGCACGGCCAAACCGGCGCCGACAGAATCGGCGACAACTACGGCCGAGCCGACGGCGACGGCAGATGCGGCATCGGGCACATCGAAGCCGAAGCCGACAAGCGGCGCGGCATCGCCTTCACCCAAGCCGGCGGCCCCGGCGGCATCTCCCTCGGCCAAGCCGAAGCCTTCCGCGCCGGCCGCCAAGCCGCCGCAGGATCAAGCCGTCACGATATCGGTTGCCGGCTCGGCCAAGACCGGCGTCATTCTCAAGTCGACCCGGGTCGAGGCCGAGGAAGGCGATACGGTGCTGGATGTGCTGAAAAAAGCCGCGCGAAGCCAGAAAGTGGTCGTCGATTACAGCGGCAAGGGAGCGGCCGCCTATGTGAGCGGGATCGGCAGCCTGTATGAATTCGACGAGGGAGCGGGCAGCGGCTGGCTGTTCAGCGTGAACGGCATCTTCTCGAGCCGCAGCGCCGGAACGTCGAAAATCAAGCCGGGCGATGAGGTCCGCTGGGTATACACGACCGATTACGGCAAGGATGTCGGCGCCTCGGACGGAGCTGGAAGCGGCAAGGGTTCCGATGATTAG
- a CDS encoding LCP family protein has translation MESRKSRQQGSSKPKPPKRKRRTWLWVLFSVLLIMAAAIAYYIVDNVRALDELQKPPDKSKFTQFENDASLEQPPEWEGKERVNILFMGGDGRENKSPNEPARSDSMMVLSIDPVTKKAHLFSLLRDTYVSIPGHGKGRANEAIVQGGYKLSMQMISELTGLEIQYYIYTEFEGFKSLVDAIGGIDIDVEKRMKYTDNADGNRYDIDLQKGYQHLNGDQALQYVRFRHDATSDFTRTERQRKFLSAVAVKMQDLGNITKLSSIIRSVSPYVETNLSSDDMFKLGQLGFGLRNAGTAQLPPSDLLADEKIGGASVLTVRNEAKLRDYVQEVLTEDDSQPEPAANSGAENASNAGAGSP, from the coding sequence ATGGAAAGCAGAAAAAGTCGGCAGCAGGGCTCATCCAAGCCGAAGCCGCCAAAACGAAAGCGACGGACTTGGTTATGGGTGCTCTTCAGCGTCCTGCTTATTATGGCCGCTGCCATAGCCTATTATATTGTCGACAATGTCAGGGCGCTTGACGAGCTCCAGAAGCCGCCGGACAAGTCCAAATTCACCCAGTTCGAGAACGACGCCTCGCTGGAGCAGCCTCCCGAGTGGGAAGGCAAGGAGCGAGTGAACATCCTGTTCATGGGAGGGGACGGACGCGAGAACAAGAGCCCGAACGAACCGGCCCGCTCCGATTCCATGATGGTGCTGTCGATCGATCCCGTCACGAAGAAAGCCCATCTCTTCTCCCTGCTCCGCGACACGTACGTGAGCATTCCCGGCCACGGCAAGGGCCGCGCCAACGAAGCGATCGTGCAGGGCGGCTACAAGCTGTCGATGCAGATGATCAGCGAACTGACGGGACTTGAGATCCAGTATTATATATACACCGAATTCGAAGGCTTCAAATCGCTTGTCGACGCCATCGGCGGCATCGACATCGATGTCGAGAAGAGGATGAAGTACACCGACAACGCCGACGGCAACCGATACGACATCGACCTGCAGAAGGGCTACCAGCACTTGAACGGCGACCAGGCGCTCCAATACGTCCGGTTCCGCCACGATGCGACGAGCGACTTCACCCGCACCGAGCGCCAGCGCAAGTTCCTCAGCGCCGTCGCCGTCAAGATGCAGGATCTCGGCAACATCACCAAGCTGAGCTCGATCATCCGCAGCGTCAGCCCGTATGTCGAAACGAATCTGTCGTCCGACGACATGTTCAAGCTCGGCCAGCTCGGCTTCGGCCTCCGCAACGCGGGTACCGCCCAGCTGCCGCCTAGCGATCTGCTCGCCGACGAGAAGATCGGCGGCGCATCCGTGCTCACCGTCCGCAACGAAGCCAAGCTTCGCGACTATGTGCAGGAGGTCCTGACGGAGGATGATTCCCAGCCGGAGCCGGCCGCGAATTCCGGCGCGGAAAATGCTTCGAATGCTGGGGCAGGCAGCCCTTAG
- a CDS encoding RNA polymerase sigma factor, with the protein MVEQRMREALSRKARQIQGYLIRLGAERTLAEDIVQETVYKGLVHMDAIHPDKFSAWLYKVALNHYYDICRRQKRIMVPYEDSPADDAGGDPELSMLRKEKREEIDRVLDRLNPVYKQLLIMKYELDLSYQEIAGLLGIRSEKVKTYLFRARKQFQKMYGGMDDDGGKEERSRNGA; encoded by the coding sequence ATGGTGGAGCAGAGGATGCGCGAAGCGCTCAGCAGGAAAGCAAGGCAAATCCAAGGGTATCTGATCCGTCTTGGCGCCGAACGGACGCTCGCGGAGGATATCGTTCAGGAAACCGTCTACAAGGGGCTTGTCCATATGGACGCCATCCATCCGGACAAGTTTTCAGCCTGGCTGTACAAGGTTGCTTTGAATCATTATTACGATATATGCCGCAGGCAGAAGCGCATCATGGTTCCTTATGAGGATAGCCCTGCGGATGATGCCGGAGGAGACCCGGAGCTGAGCATGCTGCGCAAAGAAAAGCGGGAAGAGATCGACCGCGTGCTGGACCGGCTGAATCCGGTTTATAAGCAGCTGCTGATCATGAAGTACGAGCTGGACCTCAGCTATCAGGAAATTGCGGGTCTGCTCGGCATTCGCTCGGAGAAGGTGAAAACCTATCTGTTCCGGGCGCGAAAGCAATTCCAAAAGATGTACGGAGGGATGGACGATGACGGAGGAAAAGAAGAACGATCCCGAAATGGAGCCTGA
- a CDS encoding anti-sigma factor, which produces MTEEKKNDPEMEPDGSGTGQENGGWREDGDLSGLVRKAKRRSLLRSAAISVSAAVIVLGGALVANLQLLYRSSDNALRDISLFKQISGPNSYEGGYRADFGLLTGKLDIQTYKLIEGVPVVQGAEPYEYNVLGHFSKPAGGYNLGLADAVTKAEKLDYMRPYNPKTGEREMLFYLPDISYPRTLNELPQLEAMDSDKLVELAVSFDKAYTVKEIGAMLPPDAHPVWYWVDTYSNRFPYEAKKMPDGSSVSPFPDSEAGVYGFGRHPDAETDTATEEDFLELIQAGLSQKGKYEGEYKRIYDYLRKDKPAPQTSDVRIWGVVVTGTAEHLKELSGKPYLKAAVFGTIADRY; this is translated from the coding sequence ATGACGGAGGAAAAGAAGAACGATCCCGAAATGGAGCCTGATGGCAGCGGGACGGGGCAGGAAAACGGCGGATGGAGGGAGGATGGCGATCTCTCGGGACTGGTGCGCAAGGCGAAAAGGAGATCGCTGCTCCGCAGCGCGGCCATCTCCGTGTCTGCCGCCGTCATCGTCTTGGGAGGAGCGCTGGTTGCCAATCTTCAGCTGCTGTACAGGAGCTCGGATAACGCTCTTCGCGATATTTCCCTGTTCAAGCAGATCAGCGGACCCAACTCGTACGAAGGAGGCTACCGGGCGGATTTCGGCCTGCTGACAGGAAAGCTGGACATCCAGACCTACAAGCTGATCGAGGGGGTGCCGGTCGTCCAAGGCGCCGAGCCCTACGAATACAATGTGCTCGGTCATTTCTCCAAGCCGGCGGGAGGGTACAATCTGGGACTGGCGGATGCGGTCACGAAGGCAGAGAAGCTGGACTACATGCGCCCTTACAATCCCAAGACGGGTGAGCGCGAGATGCTCTTCTATCTCCCTGACATTTCCTATCCGCGGACGTTGAACGAGCTTCCTCAGCTGGAGGCCATGGATTCGGACAAGCTTGTCGAGCTTGCCGTTTCATTCGACAAAGCCTACACGGTCAAGGAAATCGGGGCCATGCTGCCTCCCGATGCCCATCCCGTATGGTATTGGGTGGACACCTACTCCAACCGCTTCCCGTATGAAGCGAAAAAAATGCCGGATGGAAGCTCTGTCAGCCCGTTTCCGGACAGTGAAGCCGGCGTGTATGGCTTTGGGCGGCACCCCGATGCCGAGACGGATACGGCGACGGAAGAGGATTTCCTGGAGCTGATTCAGGCAGGTCTCAGCCAGAAGGGAAAGTATGAGGGCGAGTACAAGCGGATTTACGATTATTTGCGCAAGGACAAGCCGGCTCCCCAGACGAGCGATGTGCGCATATGGGGTGTCGTCGTGACGGGCACGGCGGAGCATCTCAAGGAGCTGAGCGGGAAGCCTTACTTGAAAGCCGCCGTATTCGGAACGATTGCGGACCGGTATTAG
- a CDS encoding ECF transporter S component gives MSGSLRKGAYVLSFGGIAALLVLVLWRRELYLPLSLLMIGLAMLPFFIRFERRRLRAEELLLIAMLGAIAAVSRVPFAALPSVQPVSFVVIMAALVFGAETGFLVGSIAAAASNLMLGQGPWTPWQMFGWGMIGFTAGLLRHTRFMASRWGRAAFGFGWGMLFGWIMNLWSLLGFYDRLSWQAFASVYAASFYFDLAHALSNVFFLTLFSGIWLNILGRVKQKYGLLDNGRAG, from the coding sequence ATGAGCGGATCTCTGCGCAAAGGAGCGTACGTCCTCAGCTTCGGCGGAATCGCCGCGCTGCTCGTGCTCGTTCTGTGGAGGAGGGAGCTCTATCTCCCGCTCAGCCTCCTCATGATCGGGCTGGCCATGCTGCCGTTCTTCATCCGCTTCGAGCGCCGGCGGCTGCGTGCCGAGGAGCTGCTGCTGATCGCCATGCTCGGAGCCATCGCTGCGGTGAGCCGCGTGCCGTTCGCGGCGCTGCCGAGCGTGCAGCCTGTCTCTTTCGTCGTCATCATGGCGGCGCTCGTCTTTGGAGCGGAGACGGGCTTCCTGGTCGGAAGCATCGCCGCGGCCGCCTCCAATCTGATGCTCGGCCAGGGCCCGTGGACGCCGTGGCAGATGTTCGGCTGGGGCATGATCGGCTTCACAGCAGGCCTGCTGAGGCATACCCGCTTCATGGCAAGCCGCTGGGGCCGCGCGGCGTTCGGCTTCGGCTGGGGCATGCTGTTCGGCTGGATCATGAATCTGTGGTCCCTGCTCGGCTTTTACGACCGGCTGAGCTGGCAGGCTTTCGCATCGGTCTATGCGGCCAGCTTTTATTTCGATCTCGCGCATGCGCTTTCCAACGTATTCTTCCTGACGCTGTTTTCCGGCATCTGGCTGAACATATTGGGCCGGGTCAAGCAAAAATACGGCTTGCTGGACAACGGGCGGGCCGGATAG